gggcatataatagaacaaaatttAGCGGGATTATTAgaaaattgggaagcttttaaaaactaacagaaagcaactaaaaagtcataatgaaggtaaagatggaatatgaaggtaaggcagCCGATAATGTTAAAGAGGTGCCAAAGTTTTCTTCAAATATATCaggtgtaaaagagagacaagagtagatatgagaggtagtaatgaggacaaggaaatggaggacAAAGTGAATCAGTATCTTGCATCAATCTTcattgtggaaaacactagcactGTGCTGGTACactgagagtgtcagagggcagaagtgtgcgaagttgccattactagaagcaggtgcttgggaaactgaaaggtctgaaggtagataagtcacctggaacaaATGGTggacacaccagggttctgaaagaggtggctgaagggattctggaggcattagtactgatctttcaagaattagttGATTcaggcatggttccggaggattagaaatttgcaagtgtcaccccactcttcaagaagggagagaggcagaagaaaggaaatgacaggtctcagtggttgggaagatgtggaagTCGATTGTTAAaggtgtggtttcagggtacttagaggcacatgataaaacagttcatattcagcatggtttcctcaagggaaaatcttgcctgtcaaatctgttggaattctttgaagaaataacaacagGATAGGCAAAGAGTTGGTGGATGCTGTtcatctggattttcagaaggcctttgacaaggtgccacacttgaggctgcttaccaggataagaacccatggtatgaCAGTAAaattactagcatggataaagcagtggctgatcggcaggaggtaacgagtgggaataaagagagccttttctagttggctgccagtgactagtggtgttccattgggggctgtgttgggactgcttctttttacattatatttcaatgattttgatgatggaattgatggctttgtggctaagttgcGGAcggtacaaagacaggtggaggggaaggtagcaCTGAGGAAGCAGAATGGCTTAGATTAGAAAATTGGGCAAAAAAgttgatggaatacagtgtcaagaaacatatggtcatgcactttgatagaagaaataaaagattttttttataatggagagaaattcaaaaatctgtggCACAAGGtgacttgggagccctcgtgcaggatttcttaaaggttaatttcctaaaggtcgagtcagtggtgaggaaggcaaatgtggtgTTATTTTGAGAGGTCtggtatataaaagcaaggatgtaatattgagcttttataaggcactggtgaggccttacttggagtattgtatggtATAAACATCATAAAAATGAAAAAATGACTTGAATATCTTACAGAATATTATTATTCACAGAataatttttttcttcttggtTATAAAGCTAGTTTTTGGAGTCAATTTTACATTTTCAGTGTCTCATCAAATCCATAGGGACATGTTTGCCTACATTCTGGCCTCATTACTAATATGGTTTCTGTGCTGGTGGATACGAGACAGACGCAAACTTGAGCATCTCTCAGACAAGTATGTGTTCATCACCGGGTGTGACACTGGTTTTGGAAATCTGGCTGCCAAGTCCTTTGATAAAACTGGATTCTGGGTACTTGCTGGGTGCCTGACAGAGGAAGGGGCACAAAGGTTAAGCAATGAAACCTCAAGTAGATTGAAGACAATCGTGCTGGATATTACAAAGTCAGAGAGCATTGAAAATGCAGTGAACCAAATCAAGCAGGAGGTGGGACATAGAGGTAAGTCAAATTTAGAAAGTTAATTGCTAATAGTTTTCAGAAGCATgaagaaatccaagcaacacacacagaatgctggaggaactcagcaggccaggcagcatcttcgaAAAGAGTAAAgagccgacattttgggccgagaccctcatcagtaccttgtattctgtctgggtagctgccaacctgatggcatgaatatcagtttctccttccagtttaaaaaaaactctctccacctcccctctttttctgttccccactctagcctcttacctcttctcaccagcTATCACCTCTCCCCGGtgacctcctcctttcctttcttcatttgCCTACAGTCCTCTCCGGTCAGATTCTTTGCTCTCCAGCCCtcgccctttcccacccacctggcttcacctattagcTTCTAGTTatccttcttcccttccacccacctttttattctggcatcttctccccttcctttccagtactgaagaagggctttggcccgaaacatcaacaatctatcatttccatagatgctgcctggtctgctgagttcctccagaattttgtgtgtgttgctctggatgtccaacatctacagaatctctggtgtttttgTTTGCATCGATCTGATTCTGACTTTACCTGCTTGAGTCTAAGCATCTAGATAGAGACTGCTAGATacgttattgatcccaaaggaaattagagtgtcacagtagcattacaagtgcacagataaagTTCGAGGTACACTGGGTAAACAGGAAGGAGCCAACACAGAGTACAGTCCCCCGAGGGGCCCGAGTGCTGCTTACAAACAAGCCACACAAACTGGTCTGCCCGTttggtagtccattatccagggtaGAATGGAAATGCTAACCTGCTTTGAATGGAGTTTTTCCCCCCAGCAAtaagggctgtatggtattgaaggcacttgaaaaaaATGTGATCCTCACAGTGCAATCCAATGGGGAGTAGGCTTGTTCAGCAGGTAGAGGACAGTATCatcaactccaatgtgctcctgctATTTTGTCAGGTTGGAGACGCAAGTgtctccagatgctggaacctggagtaatgaacaaaattctggaagatgagagaaggatcttggcctggaatgtcaactctccatttccctccagtTTCTCCAGCTCCTTCAGCTAGCTGTTTGTGAAATTGTCAGGTTCCAACACTTACAGTGACTCATTTCCACCTGATCATTACTATGCTTAatcatataataataataaaataacaaAATATCATAAAATACTTTTGTTAAcaataacaaataataataataatgcctGTGTCTCTGGTTTTACcagtttgagctgagaaaaatataaaaatatgataataataataatgagcagggtatatattgtcccaatagtaatatctacaaatgGTATTTTTTATCTTAATATATATCTATGGTTTATTTACAATTGTTGACATTTGTTATCTTCATATAAACAGTACTGTGTATGTTTTATGCATAATTGCCCGAATTTTTTATCTTTATATACTGATGTATGTTTAATGTATAATTCCCCTCATTTGTTTCTACAGGTCTTTGGGGCTTGGTAAACAATGCTGGGATTGTCGGGACACTTTGTCCCATTGATTGGTTAAGAACTGAACATTTCCGAAGACCTATTGAAGTTAACTTACTGGGATCTATAGAAGTGACGTTAAAATTGCTGCCACTGATTAAAAAAGCTAGAGGAAGAATTGTGAATATAAGCAGTGTTCTCGGCCGATTAGCTGTGAGCAGTGGTGGATACTACGTGTCAAAGTTTGGCATAGAAGGTTTCAATGACAGCTTAAGGTAAGGATATGAAAAGATTGATATTCTGTGATGGgcttctattgtggactgagagtgggaagggggcagggagaggggaatcatggttgggaaaaggggaagggagaggggagggagcaggaagcaccagtaagacatttgtaatgatcaataaaccaactgtttggaatcaaatgaccttgcctggtgtctcagggatgggtgtgtctgcacctgtgccaccccacactcctggcactccttttctgccacctgtcctacacccctcccacggtgctccaccctcaccattcccaacatcctttgttcccgttagatttacaaatttgctctctgctccatgttgacaaatacagtactgtgcaaaagtctgtgtgtgtgtgtgtgtgtgtgtgtgtgtgtgtatatatatatatatatatcttctaCAAAAGTCTTACAATATAtatggctaagacttttgcagaataCCTTTTGACTCAGTTGAACATTAAGCATTTTTAATTCAATGAATCATATCACAGAGTGATTAATTTCAGTCTGATTACAGACCAGTTTTTATTTCATGTCTGATTTTCTGCATTTGTTATGTGTTGTTATCCCTTATATTGAAAACTATAGTTTCAATGAGCAATTTCAAAGAAATAACTCTCTGATTTCAGTTATTGTGGGCACTGAGGGAATGTTAGACTGTTGTTGATCTCGTGTTTTGGAGTGGATTTTACACAAAAATACCTGACAATACATTTATGCTTCTTGTTTCGATTGTCCAATTTTAACCAACGTATTTTAAATTTGAGTCTCAGATCAGATGAGGTTTATATATGCAATCAATTCCGATGtgactctcctttacactttctaacaacactacactgattggcctaatctcaaataataacgaggcagcctacagagaagaagtcatcaccctgacacagtggtgtcaagaaagcaacctctccctcaatgtcgcaaaaacaaaggagctggttgtgggctacaggaggaatggagacaggttaacccctattgacatcaatggatctggggttgagagggtgaacagctttaagttcatcACCataccgaggatctcacgtggtctgtacataccggctgtgtgatgaaaaaggcacaacagcacctctttcacctcagatggttgaaaaagttcggtgtgggcccccaaattctaaggactttctacaggggcacgattgagagcatcctgactggctgcatcagtgcctggtatgggaactgtacttccctcaatcacagagagtggtgtggacagcccagtgcatctgtatatgtgaacttcccatgatacaggacatttacaaagacaggtgtgtagaaagggcccgaaggatcattggggactcaagtaaccccaaccacaaacagttccagctaccatctgggaaacggtaccacaggataaaagccaggaacaacaggctctgggacagctccttccactaggtcatcagactgattagctcatgctgacacaattagcccttctgacccttcgagcCGTGCCCCTcagcaatcccctaatttaatcttagcctaatcacgggacaatttacaataaccaattagcctaccagctggtacatttttggactgtgggaggaaactggagcacctggaggaaaccacgcagtcacggggagaacgtacaaactcctcccaGGCAGTGGTGggtattgaacccgggtcacctgtactgtaaaacattgtgctcaCCACTACACTATTGTGCCACCTCATTACCTCATAATCAACAGTAAAATTCAGGTTATAGGTACCACCATTTTCCTGTTCTGTGCCATCCTGCAGTGTAATGAGGGTGCATTTGGTAAGGGCACATTGCAGCCTCACCTTTGCAAAAGTACAAAAACAGGAAGAGTACCTTAACACATTTTATTAATGGCATTGAATAATATTTTCCACTCTAGTACAGCTATACAACCAAACTATTTCTCATCTATGCTAAATTTGCTTTTGCTTAGGCGTGATATGAAGAGATTTGGAATAAAAGTTGCTTGTATTGAACCCGGGACCTTTGAAACCAGAATGACCAACTGTGAAATACATCGTCATGAAAAGGAATGCCTCTGGGATGATCTCCCACCGGATGTGAGAAAAGAGTACGGAGAAGACTATTTAATACAATGTAAGATATATACACCTACTCAGCTTAATAGAAAATGAATCCATAGCCCAGGGAATTACATTAGGCACAAGCATTTTATTATTGACTTTGTTTTGGTAGGCCATTAAAATAATTATTGAAGATTAATACTAAAAATTATGAATAAGAAGTGTACTATGATACTTGTTGAGTAATTTTAGAAACCTGAAGTTCGTGTAAAAAAAAGTTAATTCTTATTTTGTCTGAAAGGCCTGCTGGTATATTTTATGGAAGTGCATTTTGAACTAATTGAAGCTTGTTATGAAAATCTTCACAGACTCATAATCTTTCAGGATTCAGTTAGTCTTAAACTTGGGAGCAGAAaacgtagaagattgaagggagatttgatagagttatacaaaattataaggggtataattagggtaaatgcaagcaggctttttccactgaggttggatatgactacaagaggtcatgggttaagggagaaaggtgacatgtttaaggagaacatgaagggaaactacTTCACTCATAGAGttgtgaagggaaacttcttcactcagagagtgtggaacgagctaccagtgcAAGTGTTGGATGCCAgctgaatttcaacatttaagataagtttgggtaggtacatggatggtggaggtatggggagctatggttctggtgcaggtcCATGGaggtaggcagattaaatggttctacactgactagatgggccaatgggcctgattctgtgctgtgcttttgtATAACTATGATTCTGAATCAGTTTTAGTCATTTCATTTCTTAGATGGCTAGTTTTGAAGAGCAATTGTATGAGAACAATATTGCATAATGGTCACATGTTTAAGTACTGTAGTTCATTAAACCATGTAGCAAATCAGAAGGTATGCCTTGGCACCTCTGATGATTAATTGCTATCCGAAATAGACTTGATCTATGCAAGTACAAATGAGGTAGAACCGTTCTGGACTCTGGAACTTGCTTTTGCAGGTTTAGCGATCATGAAACCATTAGTTTTCAGCATCATTCCTCCATGGAATTAATAATAATTTTGAAGTTTGCATGTATGCACATTTGAATAGGGATAATAATGACTCTGTTGCAGAGGGTCACTAGATCACTTGTCTCGTGCAGTTAGTCACA
This genomic stretch from Mobula birostris isolate sMobBir1 chromosome 6, sMobBir1.hap1, whole genome shotgun sequence harbors:
- the LOC140199638 gene encoding dehydrogenase/reductase SDR family member 9-like isoform X2, giving the protein MFAYILASLLIWFLCWWIRDRRKLEHLSDKYVFITGCDTGFGNLAAKSFDKTGFWVLAGCLTEEGAQRLSNETSSRLKTIVLDITKSESIENAVNQIKQEVGHRGLWGLVNNAGIVGTLCPIDWLRTEHFRRPIEVNLLGSIEVTLKLLPLIKKARGRIVNISSVLGRLAVSSGGYYVSKFGIEGFNDSLRRDMKRFGIKVACIEPGTFETRMTNCEIHRHEKECLWDDLPPDVRKEYGEDYLIQSVVRREKLVKLLSSTDLSLVVWCMEHALSAKYPRTRYSAGIDAKLLWIPLSYLPTFIADYLLTTDTIINPSSV
- the LOC140199638 gene encoding dehydrogenase/reductase SDR family member 9-like isoform X1, with product MTLPTHHCQDMFAYILASLLIWFLCWWIRDRRKLEHLSDKYVFITGCDTGFGNLAAKSFDKTGFWVLAGCLTEEGAQRLSNETSSRLKTIVLDITKSESIENAVNQIKQEVGHRGLWGLVNNAGIVGTLCPIDWLRTEHFRRPIEVNLLGSIEVTLKLLPLIKKARGRIVNISSVLGRLAVSSGGYYVSKFGIEGFNDSLRRDMKRFGIKVACIEPGTFETRMTNCEIHRHEKECLWDDLPPDVRKEYGEDYLIQSVVRREKLVKLLSSTDLSLVVWCMEHALSAKYPRTRYSAGIDAKLLWIPLSYLPTFIADYLLTTDTIINPSSV